The proteins below are encoded in one region of Nonomuraea helvata:
- the ptsP gene encoding phosphoenolpyruvate--protein phosphotransferase: MPEPSAPDPSAPDPSGPLTGLGVSRGRAAGPLIRMAAPPTLPPPRPVTDPAAEAAAVASALTALAADLTRRAASAGHTAGHANGHADGHADGAAAEAAEILEALAMIAEDPMLLEDAESRARDGMDAAHALDAAFTQHREALAALGGYLAERAADLDDLRHRAVAFALGLPMPGLPAPGHPYVLVAEDLSPADTAGLGPDVLALVTERGGPTSHTAILARGRGLPAVVACAGIMDVPDGTVVGVDGGTGEVAVGLTEEQAAEVQEGDRAERARLAAGSGPGRTKDGHPVKLLLNIGSAQDLRPDAEGVGLFRTEFLFLDRTTAPSFEEQVAAYAEVFAQTESVIVRTLDAGTDKPLPFLGLPAEPNPALGVRGLRVDRLLPDVLDTQLDAIAEAARKTGAEAWVMAPMVTTVAEAAGFVRRARARGIARVGAMVEVPAAALRAGRLLREVDFLSIGTNDLAQYTFAADRQHSALADLLDPRQPALLQLIAMCAEAGQEAGKPVGVCGEAAGDPLLAPLLVGLGVTSLSMAPVCVPAVRETLAGLTLAECRDRAVAALS, from the coding sequence ATGCCTGAGCCCTCTGCGCCTGATCCCTCTGCGCCTGATCCCTCTGGGCCTCTCACGGGCCTCGGGGTGAGCCGGGGGCGCGCGGCCGGGCCGTTGATCCGGATGGCCGCACCTCCGACGCTGCCCCCGCCACGCCCGGTCACCGACCCCGCCGCCGAGGCGGCCGCCGTCGCCTCGGCCCTGACGGCGCTCGCCGCGGACCTCACGCGGCGCGCCGCCAGCGCCGGACACACTGCCGGGCACGCCAACGGGCACGCCGACGGGCACGCCGACGGCGCGGCCGCCGAGGCGGCGGAGATCCTCGAGGCGCTGGCCATGATCGCCGAGGATCCCATGCTCCTGGAGGACGCCGAGAGCCGGGCGCGCGACGGCATGGACGCCGCCCACGCCCTGGACGCGGCCTTCACCCAGCACCGGGAGGCCCTGGCGGCGCTCGGCGGTTACCTGGCCGAGCGGGCGGCGGACCTCGACGACCTCAGGCACCGGGCGGTGGCGTTCGCGCTGGGCCTGCCCATGCCCGGCCTGCCCGCCCCCGGCCACCCGTACGTGCTGGTGGCCGAGGACCTCTCCCCCGCCGACACCGCCGGGCTGGGCCCGGACGTCCTGGCGCTGGTCACCGAGCGGGGCGGCCCGACGAGCCACACCGCGATCCTGGCCCGGGGCCGGGGCCTTCCCGCGGTCGTGGCGTGCGCGGGGATCATGGACGTCCCCGACGGCACGGTCGTCGGCGTGGACGGCGGCACCGGCGAGGTCGCCGTCGGGCTCACCGAGGAGCAGGCGGCCGAGGTCCAGGAGGGCGACCGCGCGGAGCGGGCCAGGCTGGCGGCGGGCAGTGGCCCGGGCAGGACGAAGGACGGCCACCCGGTCAAGCTGCTGCTCAACATCGGCTCCGCCCAGGACCTGCGGCCGGACGCGGAGGGGGTCGGGCTGTTCAGGACGGAGTTCCTCTTCCTCGACCGTACGACGGCGCCGTCGTTCGAGGAGCAGGTGGCCGCGTACGCGGAGGTGTTCGCGCAGACGGAGAGCGTGATCGTGCGGACGCTCGACGCGGGCACCGACAAGCCGCTGCCGTTCCTCGGCCTGCCCGCCGAGCCGAATCCGGCCCTGGGTGTACGCGGCCTGCGTGTGGACCGCCTGCTGCCGGACGTACTGGACACCCAGCTCGACGCGATCGCCGAGGCGGCCCGCAAGACGGGCGCCGAGGCGTGGGTGATGGCGCCCATGGTCACCACCGTGGCGGAGGCGGCCGGGTTCGTGCGGCGCGCGAGAGCCCGCGGCATCGCCCGGGTGGGCGCGATGGTGGAGGTCCCGGCGGCGGCGCTGCGGGCCGGGCGGCTGCTGCGTGAGGTGGACTTCCTCAGCATCGGCACCAACGACCTGGCCCAGTACACGTTCGCCGCCGACCGCCAGCACTCCGCCCTCGCCGATCTGCTCGATCCGCGTCAGCCCGCGCTGCTGCAGCTGATCGCCATGTGCGCCGAGGCCGGGCAGGAGGCGGGCAAACCGGTCGGGGTGTGCGGGGAGGCGGCCGGCGACCCGCTGCTCGCGCCCCTGCTGGTGGGGCTCGGTGTGACGAGCCTGTCCATGGCCCCCGTGTGCGTGCCCGCCGTACGGGAGACGCTGGCGGGGCTGACCCTGGCGGAGTGCCGCGACCGCGCCGTGGCGGCCCTGTCCTGA
- a CDS encoding aldo/keto reductase: protein MEQLAVLAEEAGVTLVELAIAFTIRHPGVTSAIIGPRTMEHLEGQLTAAEVRLSDDVLDRIDEIVPPGVTINPADRGWQPPQLADANLRRRP, encoded by the coding sequence GTGGAGCAGCTCGCCGTGCTGGCCGAGGAGGCCGGCGTCACGCTGGTCGAGCTGGCGATCGCGTTCACGATCAGGCATCCGGGGGTGACCTCCGCCATCATCGGGCCGCGCACCATGGAGCACCTGGAGGGCCAGCTGACGGCCGCGGAGGTGCGCCTGTCGGACGACGTGCTCGACCGCATCGACGAGATCGTCCCGCCCGGCGTCACGATCAACCCCGCCGACCGAGGGTGGCAGCCGCCGCAGCTCGCCGACGCGAACCTCCGCAGGCGTCCCTGA
- a CDS encoding aldo/keto reductase, which translates to MTEYRVLGRTGLKVSPLCLGAMMFGGWGESDPGQSAKIIDRALDAGINFIDTADVYSQGVSEEFVGQALAKSGKRDDVVLATKVHGAMGEGPNQRGNSRRWIIQEVENSLRRLGTDWIDLYQIHRPDPDTDIEETLGALTDLVRQGKVRRSAVKESLAW; encoded by the coding sequence GTGACTGAATATCGCGTACTTGGACGTACCGGACTCAAGGTAAGCCCGCTCTGCCTGGGGGCGATGATGTTCGGCGGATGGGGCGAGTCCGACCCCGGCCAGTCCGCCAAGATCATCGATCGTGCGCTCGACGCCGGCATCAACTTCATCGACACCGCCGACGTCTACTCCCAGGGCGTGTCGGAGGAGTTCGTCGGCCAGGCGCTGGCCAAGTCGGGCAAGCGCGACGACGTGGTGCTGGCCACCAAGGTGCACGGCGCCATGGGGGAGGGCCCCAACCAGCGGGGCAACTCCCGCCGCTGGATCATCCAGGAGGTCGAGAACAGCCTGCGCCGCCTCGGCACCGACTGGATCGACCTCTACCAGATCCACCGGCCCGACCCGGACACCGACATCGAGGAGACCCTCGGCGCGCTCACCGACCTCGTACGCCAGGGCAAGGTCCGCCGATCGGCTGTCAAGGAGAGCCTGGCCTGGTAG
- a CDS encoding HAD family hydrolase → MSEFPEAPTPAFLFDLDGTLIDSVYQHVIAWRQALSSMGIDLSVWRIHRRIGMSGGLFVSALLRETGLKLTREQIDTLQTTHMEAYEQQVHSVRPLPGAAELLSELTSRGVPWAIATSGYARTARLALGMLGLPEDTPMITRDMVRRAKPDPDLFLAGAALVRVDPAHAMVVGDSVWDLLAARRAGALGIGLQSGGYGRDELERAGAFRVYADPADMLDRLDELGVRQSD, encoded by the coding sequence ATGAGCGAGTTCCCTGAGGCCCCGACCCCCGCGTTCCTCTTCGACCTGGACGGCACCCTGATCGACAGCGTCTACCAGCACGTGATCGCGTGGCGGCAGGCACTGTCGAGCATGGGGATCGATCTGTCGGTGTGGCGCATCCACCGGCGCATCGGCATGAGCGGCGGCCTGTTCGTCAGCGCGCTGCTGCGCGAGACCGGGCTGAAGCTGACGCGGGAGCAGATCGACACGTTGCAGACCACGCACATGGAGGCCTACGAGCAGCAGGTCCACTCCGTGCGGCCGCTGCCGGGCGCGGCCGAGCTGCTGTCGGAGCTGACCTCGCGCGGCGTGCCGTGGGCCATCGCCACCAGCGGGTACGCCCGCACGGCGCGGCTGGCCCTGGGCATGCTGGGACTGCCGGAGGACACCCCCATGATCACCCGCGACATGGTGCGCAGGGCGAAGCCGGACCCCGACCTGTTCCTGGCCGGGGCGGCGCTGGTGCGCGTGGATCCCGCGCATGCCATGGTGGTGGGCGACAGCGTCTGGGACCTGCTCGCCGCCCGCCGGGCCGGCGCGCTGGGCATCGGGCTGCAGTCCGGTGGGTACGGCAGGGACGAGCTCGAACGTGCGGGGGCGTTCAGGGTCTACGCCGATCCGGCTGACATGCTGGACAGGCTGGACGAACTGGGTGTACGGCAGAGCGACTGA
- a CDS encoding sensor histidine kinase has protein sequence MARLRDPDRPVLLTVVFWLVLGATVVANLAMPGDARDRILFFSDVVLLCGLWLVMPWRPGRGRGLVAPVFLAGTFVLGLTGAIGTHMPLLLIGVANLAFVYGMRVATAILAAFGVIMIVVVPLFYGRSIVQVLAETTVVAVLATFSMGMASAVLRARRLAERVRELTVAEERARMAAEMHDSIGHHLTVIKVGLENAERFRDRLPAAAWEEVRQAKELTVAALGDARRWVRALRPLALNGHLGSAALQQLADSFAGTGFRVTFEVTGTERRLEPDAELVLYRVLQEGLTNALRHAEADSVRGTLMFEKGRVVLVVADDGKGYGRDHGHGFGLSSLAERVKALGGTLTSGNAEKGFELRAELPS, from the coding sequence ATGGCGCGGTTACGTGATCCCGATCGTCCGGTTCTCCTCACCGTGGTGTTCTGGCTGGTGCTCGGCGCCACGGTCGTGGCCAACCTGGCGATGCCCGGCGATGCGCGGGACCGGATCCTGTTCTTCTCTGACGTCGTGCTGCTGTGCGGGCTGTGGCTGGTGATGCCGTGGCGGCCCGGCCGTGGTCGTGGCCTGGTGGCGCCCGTTTTCCTGGCGGGCACGTTCGTGCTGGGGCTCACCGGGGCGATCGGCACGCACATGCCCCTGCTGCTCATCGGCGTGGCCAACCTCGCCTTCGTGTACGGCATGCGGGTCGCCACCGCCATCCTTGCCGCGTTCGGTGTGATCATGATCGTTGTTGTGCCCCTGTTCTATGGCAGGTCGATCGTCCAGGTGCTGGCCGAGACGACAGTGGTCGCGGTGCTGGCCACCTTCTCCATGGGCATGGCCTCGGCGGTGCTGCGGGCCCGGCGACTCGCCGAGCGGGTGCGGGAGCTGACCGTCGCCGAGGAGCGCGCCAGGATGGCGGCGGAGATGCACGACTCGATCGGCCACCACCTGACCGTGATCAAGGTGGGGCTGGAGAACGCCGAGCGCTTCCGCGACCGCCTGCCCGCAGCCGCATGGGAGGAAGTGCGCCAGGCCAAGGAGCTCACCGTAGCGGCGCTGGGCGACGCCCGCCGGTGGGTGCGCGCGCTGCGCCCGCTCGCCCTCAACGGTCACCTGGGCAGTGCCGCGCTTCAGCAGCTGGCAGACTCCTTCGCCGGCACCGGCTTCAGGGTCACCTTCGAGGTGACAGGGACCGAACGCCGGCTGGAGCCCGACGCCGAGCTGGTGCTCTACCGTGTGTTGCAGGAAGGGCTCACCAACGCCCTCCGGCACGCCGAAGCCGACTCCGTACGCGGCACGCTGATGTTCGAGAAGGGGAGGGTGGTGCTCGTGGTCGCCGACGATGGCAAGGGCTACGGCCGTGACCATGGCCACGGGTTCGGGTTGAGCTCGCTGGCCGAGCGGGTCAAAGCGCTGGGCGGTACTCTCACCAGCGGCAACGCGGAAAAGGGCTTCGAGCTGCGCGCAGAGCTGCCGTCGTGA
- a CDS encoding type II CAAX endopeptidase family protein — MKTFWSVLLAMVVMLVQAIGGSLPASLLLDRANPLREPLGTLSVTLTALLLVYLIRRFLYGRPWAALGWRNPSRVLLGVLAGAVPVLAAKGLSLAVGESTWVSADPSLYAGVPLVAVVILLGQAFPEELLWRGHLFDTLSGRLSPRTVMIILSVGFGAMHIISGGGGNTVTERLLYVVMATALGFSCTAARVRGGGLWMAVGVHLGFHLGLRVLPVQPAHLGVLLILMAITLTLAGAALLRGHLGGHGLISPDPQASKGVAA; from the coding sequence GTGAAAACCTTCTGGTCCGTCCTCCTCGCCATGGTCGTCATGCTCGTTCAGGCCATCGGCGGCTCCCTCCCCGCGTCACTGCTCCTCGACCGGGCGAACCCGCTGCGAGAACCTCTCGGCACGCTCAGCGTCACGCTCACCGCGCTCCTACTGGTCTACCTCATCCGCCGCTTCCTCTACGGGCGGCCGTGGGCGGCGCTGGGCTGGCGCAACCCCTCACGCGTCCTGCTGGGCGTGCTCGCGGGCGCCGTGCCCGTGCTCGCCGCCAAGGGGCTCTCCCTCGCCGTGGGAGAGTCCACCTGGGTGTCGGCCGACCCTTCCCTTTATGCCGGGGTGCCGCTGGTCGCCGTCGTCATCCTGCTCGGCCAGGCCTTCCCGGAGGAACTGCTCTGGCGCGGCCACCTCTTCGACACCTTGTCGGGACGGCTGTCGCCACGAACGGTCATGATCATCCTCTCTGTCGGATTCGGCGCCATGCACATCATCTCCGGAGGCGGAGGGAACACCGTCACGGAAAGGCTGCTCTACGTGGTCATGGCCACGGCGCTCGGCTTCTCATGCACGGCGGCGCGGGTACGCGGCGGCGGGCTCTGGATGGCGGTCGGCGTGCACCTGGGCTTCCACCTGGGCCTGCGCGTGCTGCCCGTCCAACCGGCCCACCTCGGCGTCCTGCTCATCCTGATGGCCATCACGCTCACGCTGGCAGGAGCCGCACTGCTCAGAGGCCACCTCGGAGGCCACGGGCTGATCTCACCCGACCCGCAGGCAAGCAAAGGGGTGGCGGCCTGA
- a CDS encoding SigE family RNA polymerase sigma factor yields the protein MADGFAEYVGQRHERLCRTAYLLTRDWQAAEDLVQTALVKAWTAWRRIEADPDPYVYRILVNTHASWWRRRWRGEVPTEALPEGPAEPDFETDVARRSALWAAVGGLPARQRAALVLRYFDDLTPEQVADVLGCSAGSVKKQLSRALARLRVDPALDDLKLEALR from the coding sequence ATGGCGGATGGGTTCGCCGAATATGTCGGGCAACGACACGAGCGGTTGTGCCGTACGGCGTACCTGCTGACCCGGGACTGGCAGGCGGCCGAGGACCTGGTGCAGACGGCGCTGGTCAAAGCATGGACGGCGTGGCGCAGGATCGAGGCCGACCCCGATCCGTACGTGTACCGGATCCTCGTCAACACGCACGCCTCCTGGTGGCGGCGGCGCTGGCGGGGCGAGGTGCCGACCGAGGCGCTGCCTGAAGGCCCGGCCGAGCCGGACTTCGAGACGGACGTCGCCCGGCGCTCGGCCCTCTGGGCGGCGGTCGGCGGCCTGCCGGCCCGGCAACGCGCGGCGCTCGTCCTGCGCTACTTCGACGATCTGACCCCGGAGCAGGTGGCCGACGTGCTCGGATGCTCGGCCGGCAGTGTGAAGAAACAGCTGAGCAGGGCGCTGGCGCGGCTTCGCGTGGATCCTGCGCTGGACGACCTGAAGCTGGAGGCGCTCCGATGA
- the gndA gene encoding NADP-dependent phosphogluconate dehydrogenase, producing MDMADIGVTGLATMGRNLARNLARHGYAVAVHNRTYGRTQQLVKEFGGEGTFVPSEEMAAFVASLKRPRRAIIMVKAGAGTDAVIDQLADLMEPGDMIVDGGNAHFEDTRRREAALRERGLHFVGTGISGGEEGALNGPSIMPGGSKESWEALGPILQDIAAKVDGVPCSVHVGPDGAGHFVKMVHNGIEYSDMQLIAESYDLLRQALGATPAELAEVFREWNRGDLDSYLIEITAEVLDQVDAETGKPFVDVVVDQAEQKGTGRWTVQSALDLGVPVTGIAEAVFARALSGHPEQRAAAASLQGPSLSGVGGHELVEDVRQALYASKIVAYAQGFDQMSAASREYGWDLDLGAMATIWRGGCIIRAKFLDRIRAAYDANPALPTLLADPTFAAALDVAQESWRRVVTTAVQIGVPTPGFSSALAYYDGLRRDRLPAALVQGLRDFFGAHTYHRVDKEGAFHTDWSGDRTERQA from the coding sequence ATGGACATGGCAGACATCGGCGTCACCGGCCTGGCCACCATGGGACGCAACCTGGCCCGGAATCTGGCCAGGCACGGATACGCCGTGGCCGTGCACAACCGGACATACGGCCGCACCCAGCAGTTGGTCAAGGAGTTCGGCGGCGAGGGCACGTTCGTGCCGTCCGAGGAGATGGCCGCGTTCGTGGCGTCGCTGAAGCGGCCGCGGCGCGCGATCATCATGGTGAAGGCGGGGGCCGGCACCGACGCGGTGATCGACCAGCTCGCCGACCTGATGGAGCCGGGCGACATGATCGTCGACGGCGGCAACGCGCACTTCGAGGACACCCGGCGGCGCGAGGCGGCGCTGCGCGAGCGCGGCCTGCACTTCGTCGGCACCGGCATCTCGGGCGGCGAGGAAGGCGCGCTGAACGGGCCCAGCATCATGCCCGGCGGCTCCAAGGAGTCGTGGGAGGCGCTCGGGCCGATCCTCCAGGACATCGCGGCCAAGGTGGACGGGGTGCCGTGCTCGGTGCACGTCGGCCCTGACGGTGCCGGACATTTCGTGAAAATGGTCCACAACGGCATCGAATATTCGGACATGCAGCTCATCGCCGAGTCGTACGACCTGCTGCGCCAGGCCCTGGGCGCGACGCCGGCCGAGCTGGCCGAGGTGTTCCGCGAGTGGAACCGGGGTGACCTCGACTCGTACCTGATCGAGATCACCGCCGAGGTGCTCGACCAGGTGGACGCCGAGACCGGCAAGCCGTTCGTGGACGTCGTGGTGGACCAGGCCGAGCAGAAGGGCACCGGCCGCTGGACCGTGCAGAGCGCGCTCGATCTGGGCGTGCCGGTGACGGGCATCGCCGAGGCCGTCTTCGCCCGCGCCCTGTCCGGCCACCCTGAGCAGCGCGCCGCCGCCGCGTCCCTGCAGGGGCCCAGCCTTTCCGGCGTCGGCGGGCATGAGCTGGTGGAGGACGTGCGGCAGGCCCTGTACGCCTCCAAGATCGTCGCGTACGCCCAGGGCTTCGACCAGATGTCCGCCGCCTCCCGCGAGTACGGCTGGGACCTGGACCTGGGAGCGATGGCCACGATCTGGCGCGGCGGCTGCATCATCCGCGCCAAGTTCCTGGACCGGATCCGGGCCGCGTACGACGCCAACCCGGCCCTGCCGACGCTGCTGGCGGACCCGACGTTCGCGGCCGCCCTGGACGTGGCGCAGGAGTCGTGGCGGCGCGTGGTGACGACCGCGGTCCAGATCGGCGTGCCCACGCCCGGCTTCTCCTCGGCCCTGGCCTACTACGACGGCCTGCGCCGCGACCGCCTCCCGGCGGCGCTGGTGCAGGGGCTGCGCGACTTCTTCGGAGCGCACACGTACCACCGGGTGGACAAGGAGGGCGCCTTCCACACGGACTGGTCCGGCGACCGCACGGAACGCCAGGCGTAA
- a CDS encoding RICIN domain-containing protein → MKLATRTFSTVLTLLLAGTGTASAQPAKPAATAAQSVRHFYNVRFQRCLDADTNTGGNGGKVQLWDCGPWNQQDWEVRADGSLYNMRFQRCLDADTNTGGNGGKVQLWDCGPWNQQQWVLRDDGSVYNVRFQRCLDADTNTGGNGGIVQLWDCGPWNQQWWR, encoded by the coding sequence ATGAAACTGGCGACTCGTACATTCAGCACAGTGCTGACGCTGCTCCTCGCCGGTACCGGCACCGCGTCCGCGCAGCCCGCGAAGCCCGCTGCCACGGCGGCGCAGTCCGTCCGGCACTTCTACAACGTGCGTTTCCAGCGGTGCCTGGACGCGGACACCAATACCGGCGGGAACGGCGGCAAGGTCCAATTGTGGGACTGCGGCCCCTGGAACCAGCAGGACTGGGAAGTCCGTGCGGACGGCTCCCTCTACAACATGCGTTTCCAGCGCTGCCTGGACGCGGACACCAATACCGGCGGGAACGGCGGCAAGGTCCAACTCTGGGACTGCGGCCCGTGGAACCAGCAGCAGTGGGTTCTCCGCGACGACGGCTCCGTGTACAACGTGCGTTTCCAGCGATGCCTGGACGCCGACACGAACACGGGCGGCAACGGCGGGATCGTTCAGCTGTGGGACTGCGGCCCGTGGAACCAGCAGTGGTGGCGGTGA
- a CDS encoding response regulator transcription factor, which yields MRAVRVLLVDDQELMRQGLRKLLAIEESIEIVGEAADGVAALAAVGEIRPDVALVDARMPRMDGVALIHRLTVEHPSVAAIVLSTFDEDEYIFGALRGGAVGYLLKDCSPDELVAAILRASRGEIVLSSPAAARLVANLRREPVHGAFPGQELLSARELEVARLVAAGATNREIATQLFITEGTVKNHVSSALRKLGLRDRTQLALHLKGL from the coding sequence GTGAGGGCGGTCCGGGTGCTGCTGGTCGACGATCAGGAACTGATGCGGCAGGGGCTGCGCAAGCTGCTGGCGATCGAAGAGAGCATCGAGATCGTGGGCGAGGCCGCGGACGGAGTGGCCGCGCTGGCGGCGGTGGGTGAGATCCGCCCCGACGTGGCCCTTGTGGACGCCCGGATGCCGCGGATGGACGGCGTGGCGCTGATCCACCGCCTGACCGTCGAGCATCCCTCGGTGGCGGCGATCGTGCTCAGCACCTTCGACGAGGACGAGTACATCTTCGGAGCGCTGCGCGGCGGTGCCGTCGGCTACCTGCTCAAAGACTGCTCCCCCGACGAACTGGTCGCGGCGATCCTCCGGGCGAGCCGCGGCGAGATCGTGCTGAGCAGCCCAGCCGCCGCTCGGCTGGTCGCCAACCTACGACGGGAACCGGTGCACGGCGCATTCCCCGGTCAGGAACTGCTATCGGCCCGGGAGCTCGAAGTAGCCCGGCTGGTGGCAGCCGGCGCCACCAACCGGGAGATCGCCACCCAGCTGTTCATCACCGAGGGGACGGTGAAGAACCACGTCTCAAGCGCGCTGCGCAAACTGGGTCTGCGCGACCGCACCCAGCTCGCCCTGCACCTGAAGGGCCTGTAG
- a CDS encoding ATP-dependent Clp protease ATP-binding subunit yields MSFFGGDPFRGFEELTGRVFGGMESWPPARPGVQRVDVGRLLSASAREVLRRGLDAAGERGAPDLDVLDILDALTEDDAVRSILGTAGVDVGRLRDRIDDLGGPGQAGEPPTTLSPAAKRAVLDAQRIARALRSSYIGPEHLLLAVAANPDSGAARILREQGVSANELQDAMLAGPHMARGAAAGEDRRRASDTPTLDEYGRDITEEARQGRIDPVVGREDEIEQAIEVLSRRTKNNPCLIGEPGVGKTAIVEGIAQRIVNGSVPDPLKDRRVVGLDLTGMVAGTKYRGEFEERIKKVIDEVRAHSDEVIVFIDEVHNLVGAGAAEGAMDAANILKPALARGELHVIAATTIDEYRKNIEKDAALERRFQPILVAEPTVEETVEILAGLRDAYEAHHQVRITDEALDAAATLSDRYIADRFLPDKAIDLMDQAAARVRLRSRTPGADVRELEERLDALRRDKDQAISSDNFDRAKELTTQIDKIRPELERARQGTDSVPLVTVEDIAEVVSRRTGIPVTQLTQQERERLMRLEEHLHERVIGQDEAVTAIAEAVRRARAGLKDPGRPIGSFLFLGPTGVGKTELARALAAALFGGEEHMVRIDMSEFQERHTVSRLIGAPPGYVGYEEAGQLTEAVRRRPHGVILLDEIEKAHPDVMNILLQMLDDGRLTDGQGRTVDFTNTIVIMTSNIGAQLILEWSGPAKELEDRLTDVLRHSLRPELLNRIDETIVFQRLERDQLRQIVDLMLERTRQRLRGQAVMLEVTEAAKDWLAERGYQPEFGARPLRRTVQREVDNRLSTMLLTGEVTEGGTVTVDVEGDHLVFRATAPEPVG; encoded by the coding sequence ATGTCATTCTTCGGCGGGGACCCGTTCAGAGGGTTCGAAGAGCTCACGGGCCGGGTGTTCGGCGGCATGGAGTCCTGGCCGCCGGCCCGGCCCGGCGTGCAGCGCGTGGACGTGGGCAGGCTGCTGTCCGCCTCGGCGAGGGAGGTCCTGCGCCGGGGCCTGGACGCGGCGGGTGAACGTGGCGCGCCCGATCTTGATGTCCTGGACATTCTCGACGCGTTGACCGAGGACGACGCGGTCCGCTCGATACTGGGTACGGCGGGTGTGGACGTGGGCAGGCTGCGCGACCGCATCGACGACCTGGGCGGGCCTGGCCAGGCCGGGGAGCCGCCCACGACGCTCTCGCCGGCGGCCAAGAGGGCCGTCCTGGACGCCCAGCGGATCGCCCGCGCCCTGCGGTCGTCGTACATCGGGCCCGAGCACCTGCTGCTCGCCGTCGCCGCCAACCCCGACTCCGGCGCCGCCCGCATCCTGCGGGAGCAGGGCGTCTCCGCGAACGAGCTGCAGGATGCCATGCTGGCCGGCCCGCACATGGCGCGTGGCGCCGCGGCGGGGGAGGACCGCCGCCGGGCGAGCGACACGCCGACGCTCGACGAGTACGGCCGGGACATCACGGAAGAGGCCAGGCAGGGCCGGATCGACCCGGTCGTCGGCCGCGAGGACGAGATCGAGCAGGCCATCGAGGTGCTGTCGCGCCGTACCAAGAACAACCCGTGCCTGATCGGCGAGCCCGGCGTCGGCAAGACCGCGATCGTCGAGGGCATCGCCCAGCGCATCGTGAACGGCAGCGTCCCCGACCCGCTGAAGGACCGGCGCGTCGTCGGCCTCGACCTGACCGGGATGGTGGCAGGGACGAAGTACCGGGGCGAGTTCGAGGAGCGCATCAAGAAGGTCATCGACGAGGTGCGCGCCCACTCCGACGAGGTCATCGTCTTCATCGACGAGGTGCACAACCTGGTCGGCGCGGGCGCCGCCGAGGGCGCCATGGACGCGGCCAACATCCTCAAGCCCGCCCTGGCCCGCGGCGAGCTGCACGTCATCGCGGCCACCACGATCGACGAGTACCGCAAGAACATCGAGAAGGACGCCGCGCTCGAGCGCCGCTTCCAGCCCATCCTGGTGGCCGAGCCGACCGTGGAGGAGACGGTCGAGATCCTGGCCGGGCTGCGGGACGCGTACGAGGCGCACCACCAGGTGCGCATCACCGACGAGGCCCTGGACGCGGCCGCGACCCTGTCCGACCGCTACATCGCCGACCGGTTCCTGCCCGACAAGGCCATCGACCTCATGGACCAGGCCGCCGCCCGCGTGCGCCTGCGCTCGCGCACGCCCGGCGCGGACGTCCGCGAGCTGGAGGAACGGCTCGACGCGCTGCGCCGCGACAAGGACCAGGCCATCTCCTCCGACAACTTCGACCGCGCCAAGGAGCTCACGACGCAGATCGACAAGATCAGGCCGGAGCTGGAGCGCGCCAGGCAGGGGACGGACTCCGTGCCCCTGGTCACGGTGGAGGACATCGCCGAGGTCGTCTCCCGCCGTACCGGCATCCCGGTCACCCAGCTCACCCAGCAGGAGCGCGAGCGCCTGATGCGCCTGGAGGAGCACCTGCACGAGCGCGTGATCGGCCAGGACGAGGCCGTCACCGCCATCGCGGAGGCCGTACGCAGGGCCAGGGCGGGGCTGAAGGACCCGGGCCGCCCGATCGGCAGCTTCCTGTTCCTCGGCCCGACCGGCGTCGGCAAGACGGAGCTGGCCAGGGCGCTCGCCGCGGCGCTGTTCGGCGGCGAGGAGCACATGGTCCGGATCGACATGAGCGAGTTCCAGGAGCGGCACACGGTCTCCCGGCTCATCGGCGCGCCGCCCGGATATGTCGGGTACGAGGAGGCGGGCCAGCTCACCGAGGCCGTCCGCCGCCGCCCGCACGGCGTGATCCTCCTGGACGAGATCGAGAAGGCCCACCCGGACGTCATGAACATCCTGCTGCAGATGCTCGACGACGGCCGGCTCACCGACGGCCAGGGCCGCACGGTGGACTTCACCAACACGATCGTGATCATGACGAGCAACATCGGCGCCCAGCTCATCCTGGAGTGGTCCGGCCCCGCCAAGGAGCTCGAGGACCGGCTCACGGACGTGCTGCGGCACTCGCTCCGGCCGGAGCTGCTCAACCGCATCGACGAGACGATCGTCTTCCAGCGGCTGGAACGCGACCAGCTCCGCCAGATCGTGGACCTGATGCTGGAACGCACCCGGCAGCGCCTGCGCGGCCAGGCGGTCATGCTGGAGGTCACGGAGGCGGCCAAGGACTGGCTGGCCGAGCGGGGCTACCAGCCCGAGTTCGGCGCCCGGCCGCTGCGCCGTACCGTGCAGCGGGAAGTGGACAACCGGCTGTCCACGATGCTGCTGACCGGCGAGGTCACGGAAGGCGGCACGGTCACGGTGGACGTCGAGGGCGACCACCTCGTGTTCCGTGCCACCGCCCCGGAACCGGTCGGCTGA